Proteins from a single region of Amblyomma americanum isolate KBUSLIRL-KWMA chromosome 10, ASM5285725v1, whole genome shotgun sequence:
- the LOC144107907 gene encoding uncharacterized protein LOC144107907: MSGKRILTPEEALDLYFSLPDLESASEDDCEEESCEELPCVLQSENDSESDGVELAVPTVKRKKKARTVYTGKEKKRRWNSTVGLSAAADDFDPEDEWETTPADVVTPRDTEPTFSAKLSSESTALNAFEFFFSNEVVNHIVDHTNLYATQEATRGWLPLTA; this comes from the exons ATGTCCG GAAAGAGGATTCTGACTCCTGAAGAGGCGCTAGATCTTTACTTCAGCCTTCCAGACCTTGAAAGCGCAAGTGAAGATGACTGTGAAGAAGAATCTTGTGAAGAGCTGCCTTGTGTACTTCAAAGTGAAAATGACAGCGAAAGTGATGGAGTTGAGCTTGCTGTTCCTACTGTAAAACGTAAGAAAAAAGCGCGAACAGTGTATACTGGCAAGGAGAAGAAAAGACGTTGGAACTCAACTGTAGGCTTGTCAGCTGCTGCAGATGATTTTGACCCGGAAGATGAGTGGGAGACGACACCAGCAGATGTTGTGACGCCGAGGGACACTGAGCCGACGTTTTCTGCGAAGCTCTCATCAGAGAGCACGGCATTGAATGCCTtcgaattttttttcagcaatgaaGTGGTTAACCACATAGTTGATCACACAAATCTTTACGCCACCCAGGAAGCAACACGGGGCTGGCTACCGCTCACTGCCTAG